From the Mustelus asterias chromosome 22, sMusAst1.hap1.1, whole genome shotgun sequence genome, one window contains:
- the pex10 gene encoding peroxisome biogenesis factor 10 isoform X9, translating into MPGLPVNQPQLIRSNQKDEYYLSSLRSYANEAFQIFAGAKRWLEWRKEIELLADLTYFSLTTVAGYQTLGEEYVNIVQVDSSGRRVPSPARRAALIILHTCVPYLLDRGLNRLEQDLQAENEGFRAAEHRQVALRPGLSHWLQGAVSALTAQQRKVLLQAVCVLRQAVSFLHRLHLGIFYLNGAFYHIAKRFTGITYLCVRGLFSDSVGLRWSYELLGKVSLLQLALTVAMQINSYRQRQRARQEWKLHRNLPCSRNSSQDLSVRSSRCILCLEERRHSTATPCGHLFCWECITEWCNTKAQCHAGEML; encoded by the exons ATGCCCGGCTTACCGGTGAACCAGCCTCAGCTGATCCGCTCCAACCAGAAGGATGAATACTACCTGAGCTCACTGCGGAGCTACGCCAACGAGGCTTTCCAGATCTTTGCTG GTGCTAAGCGATGGCTGGAATGGAGGAAGGAGATCGAGTTACTGGCAGATCTGACATATTTTTCTCTAACAACCGTTGCAG GTTACCAGACACTGGGCGAAGAGTATGTGAACATTGTCCAGGTGGACTCCAGTGGGCGGCGGGTGCCGTCGCCAGCCAGGCGGGCCGCCCTCATCATCCTCCACACTTGCGTTCCTTACCTGCTGGACCGAGGACTGAACCGGCTGGAGCAGGACCTGCAGGCAGAGAATGAGGGATTCCGGGCAGCGGAGCACAGACAGGTGGCGTTGAGGCCAGGGCtctctcactggctgcagggagcTGTCAGCGCCCTGACTGCACAGCAGAGGAAAGTGTTGCTGCAAGCAGTCTGCGTCCTCCGACAGGCAGTCTCCTTCCTCCACCGTCTGCACCTGGGCATCTTCTACCTCAATGGAGCTTTCTACCACATTGCCAAAAGATTCACCGGCATCACCTAC CTATGCGTGCGTGGTCTGTTCAGCGACAGTGTTGGACTCCGGTGGAGTTACGAGCTGCTGGGGAAAGTTTCTCTGCTGCAGCTGGCCCTGACTGTCGCCATGCAGATCAACAGCTATCGACAAAGGCAGCGCGCCCGGCAAGAGTGGAAACTTCACCGCAACCTCCCATGCTCGAG GAATTCCTCTCAGGACCTTTCAGTGCGCAGCTCCAGGTGTATTTTGTGTTTGGAAGAACGTAGGCACTCAACAGCTACACCATGCGGACACCTCTTCTGCTGGGAATGTATCACCGAGTGGTGCAATACAAAG
- the pex10 gene encoding peroxisome biogenesis factor 10 isoform X11, translating into MPGLPVNQPQLIRSNQKDEYYLSSLRSYANEAFQIFAGAKRWLEWRKEIELLADLTYFSLTTVAGYQTLGEEYVNIVQVDSSGRRVPSPARRAALIILHTCVPYLLDRGLNRLEQDLQAENEGFRAAEHRQVALRPGLSHWLQGAVSALTAQQRKVLLQAVCVLRQAVSFLHRLHLGIFYLNGAFYHIAKRFTGITYLCVRGLFSDSVGLRWSYELLGKVSLLQLALTVAMQINSYRQRQRARQEWKLHRNLPCSRNSSQDLSVRSSRCILCLEERRHSTATPCGHLFCWECITEWCNTKI; encoded by the exons ATGCCCGGCTTACCGGTGAACCAGCCTCAGCTGATCCGCTCCAACCAGAAGGATGAATACTACCTGAGCTCACTGCGGAGCTACGCCAACGAGGCTTTCCAGATCTTTGCTG GTGCTAAGCGATGGCTGGAATGGAGGAAGGAGATCGAGTTACTGGCAGATCTGACATATTTTTCTCTAACAACCGTTGCAG GTTACCAGACACTGGGCGAAGAGTATGTGAACATTGTCCAGGTGGACTCCAGTGGGCGGCGGGTGCCGTCGCCAGCCAGGCGGGCCGCCCTCATCATCCTCCACACTTGCGTTCCTTACCTGCTGGACCGAGGACTGAACCGGCTGGAGCAGGACCTGCAGGCAGAGAATGAGGGATTCCGGGCAGCGGAGCACAGACAGGTGGCGTTGAGGCCAGGGCtctctcactggctgcagggagcTGTCAGCGCCCTGACTGCACAGCAGAGGAAAGTGTTGCTGCAAGCAGTCTGCGTCCTCCGACAGGCAGTCTCCTTCCTCCACCGTCTGCACCTGGGCATCTTCTACCTCAATGGAGCTTTCTACCACATTGCCAAAAGATTCACCGGCATCACCTAC CTATGCGTGCGTGGTCTGTTCAGCGACAGTGTTGGACTCCGGTGGAGTTACGAGCTGCTGGGGAAAGTTTCTCTGCTGCAGCTGGCCCTGACTGTCGCCATGCAGATCAACAGCTATCGACAAAGGCAGCGCGCCCGGCAAGAGTGGAAACTTCACCGCAACCTCCCATGCTCGAG GAATTCCTCTCAGGACCTTTCAGTGCGCAGCTCCAGGTGTATTTTGTGTTTGGAAGAACGTAGGCACTCAACAGCTACACCATGCGGACACCTCTTCTGCTGGGAATGTATCACCGAGTGGTGCAATACAAAG
- the pex10 gene encoding peroxisome biogenesis factor 10 isoform X3, producing MPGLPVNQPQLIRSNQKDEYYLSSLRSYANEAFQIFAGAKRWLEWRKEIELLADLTYFSLTTVAGYQTLGEEYVNIVQVDSSGRRVPSPARRAALIILHTCVPYLLDRGLNRLEQDLQAENEGFRAAEHRQVALRPGLSHWLQGAVSALTAQQRKVLLQAVCVLRQAVSFLHRLHLGIFYLNGAFYHIAKRFTGITYLCVRGLFSDSVGLRWSYELLGKVSLLQLALTVAMQINSYRQRQRARQEWKLHRNLPCSRNKNVNRNRGEFTEALLSLTGIPLRTFQCAAPGVFCVWKNVGTQQLHHADTSSAGNVSPSGAIQSNISGNVVIWVLDAIQNAPQNGPSQCKIQDGGC from the exons ATGCCCGGCTTACCGGTGAACCAGCCTCAGCTGATCCGCTCCAACCAGAAGGATGAATACTACCTGAGCTCACTGCGGAGCTACGCCAACGAGGCTTTCCAGATCTTTGCTG GTGCTAAGCGATGGCTGGAATGGAGGAAGGAGATCGAGTTACTGGCAGATCTGACATATTTTTCTCTAACAACCGTTGCAG GTTACCAGACACTGGGCGAAGAGTATGTGAACATTGTCCAGGTGGACTCCAGTGGGCGGCGGGTGCCGTCGCCAGCCAGGCGGGCCGCCCTCATCATCCTCCACACTTGCGTTCCTTACCTGCTGGACCGAGGACTGAACCGGCTGGAGCAGGACCTGCAGGCAGAGAATGAGGGATTCCGGGCAGCGGAGCACAGACAGGTGGCGTTGAGGCCAGGGCtctctcactggctgcagggagcTGTCAGCGCCCTGACTGCACAGCAGAGGAAAGTGTTGCTGCAAGCAGTCTGCGTCCTCCGACAGGCAGTCTCCTTCCTCCACCGTCTGCACCTGGGCATCTTCTACCTCAATGGAGCTTTCTACCACATTGCCAAAAGATTCACCGGCATCACCTAC CTATGCGTGCGTGGTCTGTTCAGCGACAGTGTTGGACTCCGGTGGAGTTACGAGCTGCTGGGGAAAGTTTCTCTGCTGCAGCTGGCCCTGACTGTCGCCATGCAGATCAACAGCTATCGACAAAGGCAGCGCGCCCGGCAAGAGTGGAAACTTCACCGCAACCTCCCATGCTCGAG AAATAAAAACGTGAACAGAAATAGGGGAGAATTCACGGAGGCATTACTCTCTCTCACAGGAATTCCTCTCAGGACCTTTCAGTGCGCAGCTCCAGGTGTATTTTGTGTTTGGAAGAACGTAGGCACTCAACAGCTACACCATGCGGACACCTCTTCTGCTGGGAATGTATCACCGAGTGGTGCAATACAAAG
- the pex10 gene encoding peroxisome biogenesis factor 10 isoform X8, with protein MPGLPVNQPQLIRSNQKDEYYLSSLRSYANEAFQIFAGAKRWLEWRKEIELLADLTYFSLTTVAGYQTLGEEYVNIVQVDSSGRRVPSPARRAALIILHTCVPYLLDRGLNRLEQDLQAENEGFRAAEHRQVALRPGLSHWLQGAVSALTAQQRKVLLQAVCVLRQAVSFLHRLHLGIFYLNGAFYHIAKRFTGITYLCVRGLFSDSVGLRWSYELLGKVSLLQLALTVAMQINSYRQRQRARQEWKLHRNLPCSRNSSQDLSVRSSRCILCLEERRHSTATPCGHLFCWECITEWCNTKAECPLCRETFQPHRLIYLRHYI; from the exons ATGCCCGGCTTACCGGTGAACCAGCCTCAGCTGATCCGCTCCAACCAGAAGGATGAATACTACCTGAGCTCACTGCGGAGCTACGCCAACGAGGCTTTCCAGATCTTTGCTG GTGCTAAGCGATGGCTGGAATGGAGGAAGGAGATCGAGTTACTGGCAGATCTGACATATTTTTCTCTAACAACCGTTGCAG GTTACCAGACACTGGGCGAAGAGTATGTGAACATTGTCCAGGTGGACTCCAGTGGGCGGCGGGTGCCGTCGCCAGCCAGGCGGGCCGCCCTCATCATCCTCCACACTTGCGTTCCTTACCTGCTGGACCGAGGACTGAACCGGCTGGAGCAGGACCTGCAGGCAGAGAATGAGGGATTCCGGGCAGCGGAGCACAGACAGGTGGCGTTGAGGCCAGGGCtctctcactggctgcagggagcTGTCAGCGCCCTGACTGCACAGCAGAGGAAAGTGTTGCTGCAAGCAGTCTGCGTCCTCCGACAGGCAGTCTCCTTCCTCCACCGTCTGCACCTGGGCATCTTCTACCTCAATGGAGCTTTCTACCACATTGCCAAAAGATTCACCGGCATCACCTAC CTATGCGTGCGTGGTCTGTTCAGCGACAGTGTTGGACTCCGGTGGAGTTACGAGCTGCTGGGGAAAGTTTCTCTGCTGCAGCTGGCCCTGACTGTCGCCATGCAGATCAACAGCTATCGACAAAGGCAGCGCGCCCGGCAAGAGTGGAAACTTCACCGCAACCTCCCATGCTCGAG GAATTCCTCTCAGGACCTTTCAGTGCGCAGCTCCAGGTGTATTTTGTGTTTGGAAGAACGTAGGCACTCAACAGCTACACCATGCGGACACCTCTTCTGCTGGGAATGTATCACCGAGTGGTGCAATACAAAG
- the pex10 gene encoding peroxisome biogenesis factor 10 isoform X5, with amino-acid sequence MPGLPVNQPQLIRSNQKDEYYLSSLRSYANEAFQIFAGAKRWLEWRKEIELLADLTYFSLTTVAGYQTLGEEYVNIVQVDSSGRRVPSPARRAALIILHTCVPYLLDRGLNRLEQDLQAENEGFRAAEHRQVALRPGLSHWLQGAVSALTAQQRKVLLQAVCVLRQAVSFLHRLHLGIFYLNGAFYHIAKRFTGITYLCVRGLFSDSVGLRWSYELLGKVSLLQLALTVAMQINSYRQRQRARQEWKLHRNLPCSRNKNVNRNRGEFTEALLSLTGIPLRTFQCAAPGVFCVWKNVGTQQLHHADTSSAGNVSPSGAIQRRETEFHSLGPEQLKAQSPVLE; translated from the exons ATGCCCGGCTTACCGGTGAACCAGCCTCAGCTGATCCGCTCCAACCAGAAGGATGAATACTACCTGAGCTCACTGCGGAGCTACGCCAACGAGGCTTTCCAGATCTTTGCTG GTGCTAAGCGATGGCTGGAATGGAGGAAGGAGATCGAGTTACTGGCAGATCTGACATATTTTTCTCTAACAACCGTTGCAG GTTACCAGACACTGGGCGAAGAGTATGTGAACATTGTCCAGGTGGACTCCAGTGGGCGGCGGGTGCCGTCGCCAGCCAGGCGGGCCGCCCTCATCATCCTCCACACTTGCGTTCCTTACCTGCTGGACCGAGGACTGAACCGGCTGGAGCAGGACCTGCAGGCAGAGAATGAGGGATTCCGGGCAGCGGAGCACAGACAGGTGGCGTTGAGGCCAGGGCtctctcactggctgcagggagcTGTCAGCGCCCTGACTGCACAGCAGAGGAAAGTGTTGCTGCAAGCAGTCTGCGTCCTCCGACAGGCAGTCTCCTTCCTCCACCGTCTGCACCTGGGCATCTTCTACCTCAATGGAGCTTTCTACCACATTGCCAAAAGATTCACCGGCATCACCTAC CTATGCGTGCGTGGTCTGTTCAGCGACAGTGTTGGACTCCGGTGGAGTTACGAGCTGCTGGGGAAAGTTTCTCTGCTGCAGCTGGCCCTGACTGTCGCCATGCAGATCAACAGCTATCGACAAAGGCAGCGCGCCCGGCAAGAGTGGAAACTTCACCGCAACCTCCCATGCTCGAG AAATAAAAACGTGAACAGAAATAGGGGAGAATTCACGGAGGCATTACTCTCTCTCACAGGAATTCCTCTCAGGACCTTTCAGTGCGCAGCTCCAGGTGTATTTTGTGTTTGGAAGAACGTAGGCACTCAACAGCTACACCATGCGGACACCTCTTCTGCTGGGAATGTATCACCGAGTGGTGCAATACAAAG
- the pex10 gene encoding peroxisome biogenesis factor 10 isoform X4, producing MPGLPVNQPQLIRSNQKDEYYLSSLRSYANEAFQIFAGAKRWLEWRKEIELLADLTYFSLTTVAGYQTLGEEYVNIVQVDSSGRRVPSPARRAALIILHTCVPYLLDRGLNRLEQDLQAENEGFRAAEHRQVALRPGLSHWLQGAVSALTAQQRKVLLQAVCVLRQAVSFLHRLHLGIFYLNGAFYHIAKRFTGITYLCVRGLFSDSVGLRWSYELLGKVSLLQLALTVAMQINSYRQRQRARQEWKLHRNLPCSRNKNVNRNRGEFTEALLSLTGIPLRTFQCAAPGVFCVWKNVGTQQLHHADTSSAGNVSPSGAIQRHNAMQGKCSKQVRRSFIEINLSASPSITAFFH from the exons ATGCCCGGCTTACCGGTGAACCAGCCTCAGCTGATCCGCTCCAACCAGAAGGATGAATACTACCTGAGCTCACTGCGGAGCTACGCCAACGAGGCTTTCCAGATCTTTGCTG GTGCTAAGCGATGGCTGGAATGGAGGAAGGAGATCGAGTTACTGGCAGATCTGACATATTTTTCTCTAACAACCGTTGCAG GTTACCAGACACTGGGCGAAGAGTATGTGAACATTGTCCAGGTGGACTCCAGTGGGCGGCGGGTGCCGTCGCCAGCCAGGCGGGCCGCCCTCATCATCCTCCACACTTGCGTTCCTTACCTGCTGGACCGAGGACTGAACCGGCTGGAGCAGGACCTGCAGGCAGAGAATGAGGGATTCCGGGCAGCGGAGCACAGACAGGTGGCGTTGAGGCCAGGGCtctctcactggctgcagggagcTGTCAGCGCCCTGACTGCACAGCAGAGGAAAGTGTTGCTGCAAGCAGTCTGCGTCCTCCGACAGGCAGTCTCCTTCCTCCACCGTCTGCACCTGGGCATCTTCTACCTCAATGGAGCTTTCTACCACATTGCCAAAAGATTCACCGGCATCACCTAC CTATGCGTGCGTGGTCTGTTCAGCGACAGTGTTGGACTCCGGTGGAGTTACGAGCTGCTGGGGAAAGTTTCTCTGCTGCAGCTGGCCCTGACTGTCGCCATGCAGATCAACAGCTATCGACAAAGGCAGCGCGCCCGGCAAGAGTGGAAACTTCACCGCAACCTCCCATGCTCGAG AAATAAAAACGTGAACAGAAATAGGGGAGAATTCACGGAGGCATTACTCTCTCTCACAGGAATTCCTCTCAGGACCTTTCAGTGCGCAGCTCCAGGTGTATTTTGTGTTTGGAAGAACGTAGGCACTCAACAGCTACACCATGCGGACACCTCTTCTGCTGGGAATGTATCACCGAGTGGTGCAATACAAAG
- the pex10 gene encoding peroxisome biogenesis factor 10 isoform X7 yields MPGLPVNQPQLIRSNQKDEYYLSSLRSYANEAFQIFAGAKRWLEWRKEIELLADLTYFSLTTVAGYQTLGEEYVNIVQVDSSGRRVPSPARRAALIILHTCVPYLLDRGLNRLEQDLQAENEGFRAAEHRQVALRPGLSHWLQGAVSALTAQQRKVLLQAVCVLRQAVSFLHRLHLGIFYLNGAFYHIAKRFTGITYLCVRGLFSDSVGLRWSYELLGKVSLLQLALTVAMQINSYRQRQRARQEWKLHRNLPCSRNKNVNRNRGEFTEALLSLTGIPLRTFQCAAPGVFCVWKNVGTQQLHHADTSSAGNVSPSGAIQRYNYYPHA; encoded by the exons ATGCCCGGCTTACCGGTGAACCAGCCTCAGCTGATCCGCTCCAACCAGAAGGATGAATACTACCTGAGCTCACTGCGGAGCTACGCCAACGAGGCTTTCCAGATCTTTGCTG GTGCTAAGCGATGGCTGGAATGGAGGAAGGAGATCGAGTTACTGGCAGATCTGACATATTTTTCTCTAACAACCGTTGCAG GTTACCAGACACTGGGCGAAGAGTATGTGAACATTGTCCAGGTGGACTCCAGTGGGCGGCGGGTGCCGTCGCCAGCCAGGCGGGCCGCCCTCATCATCCTCCACACTTGCGTTCCTTACCTGCTGGACCGAGGACTGAACCGGCTGGAGCAGGACCTGCAGGCAGAGAATGAGGGATTCCGGGCAGCGGAGCACAGACAGGTGGCGTTGAGGCCAGGGCtctctcactggctgcagggagcTGTCAGCGCCCTGACTGCACAGCAGAGGAAAGTGTTGCTGCAAGCAGTCTGCGTCCTCCGACAGGCAGTCTCCTTCCTCCACCGTCTGCACCTGGGCATCTTCTACCTCAATGGAGCTTTCTACCACATTGCCAAAAGATTCACCGGCATCACCTAC CTATGCGTGCGTGGTCTGTTCAGCGACAGTGTTGGACTCCGGTGGAGTTACGAGCTGCTGGGGAAAGTTTCTCTGCTGCAGCTGGCCCTGACTGTCGCCATGCAGATCAACAGCTATCGACAAAGGCAGCGCGCCCGGCAAGAGTGGAAACTTCACCGCAACCTCCCATGCTCGAG AAATAAAAACGTGAACAGAAATAGGGGAGAATTCACGGAGGCATTACTCTCTCTCACAGGAATTCCTCTCAGGACCTTTCAGTGCGCAGCTCCAGGTGTATTTTGTGTTTGGAAGAACGTAGGCACTCAACAGCTACACCATGCGGACACCTCTTCTGCTGGGAATGTATCACCGAGTGGTGCAATACAAAG
- the pex10 gene encoding peroxisome biogenesis factor 10 isoform X10, whose translation MPGLPVNQPQLIRSNQKDEYYLSSLRSYANEAFQIFAGAKRWLEWRKEIELLADLTYFSLTTVAGYQTLGEEYVNIVQVDSSGRRVPSPARRAALIILHTCVPYLLDRGLNRLEQDLQAENEGFRAAEHRQVALRPGLSHWLQGAVSALTAQQRKVLLQAVCVLRQAVSFLHRLHLGIFYLNGAFYHIAKRFTGITYLCVRGLFSDSVGLRWSYELLGKVSLLQLALTVAMQINSYRQRQRARQEWKLHRNLPCSRNSSQDLSVRSSRCILCLEERRHSTATPCGHLFCWECITEWCNTKEGD comes from the exons ATGCCCGGCTTACCGGTGAACCAGCCTCAGCTGATCCGCTCCAACCAGAAGGATGAATACTACCTGAGCTCACTGCGGAGCTACGCCAACGAGGCTTTCCAGATCTTTGCTG GTGCTAAGCGATGGCTGGAATGGAGGAAGGAGATCGAGTTACTGGCAGATCTGACATATTTTTCTCTAACAACCGTTGCAG GTTACCAGACACTGGGCGAAGAGTATGTGAACATTGTCCAGGTGGACTCCAGTGGGCGGCGGGTGCCGTCGCCAGCCAGGCGGGCCGCCCTCATCATCCTCCACACTTGCGTTCCTTACCTGCTGGACCGAGGACTGAACCGGCTGGAGCAGGACCTGCAGGCAGAGAATGAGGGATTCCGGGCAGCGGAGCACAGACAGGTGGCGTTGAGGCCAGGGCtctctcactggctgcagggagcTGTCAGCGCCCTGACTGCACAGCAGAGGAAAGTGTTGCTGCAAGCAGTCTGCGTCCTCCGACAGGCAGTCTCCTTCCTCCACCGTCTGCACCTGGGCATCTTCTACCTCAATGGAGCTTTCTACCACATTGCCAAAAGATTCACCGGCATCACCTAC CTATGCGTGCGTGGTCTGTTCAGCGACAGTGTTGGACTCCGGTGGAGTTACGAGCTGCTGGGGAAAGTTTCTCTGCTGCAGCTGGCCCTGACTGTCGCCATGCAGATCAACAGCTATCGACAAAGGCAGCGCGCCCGGCAAGAGTGGAAACTTCACCGCAACCTCCCATGCTCGAG GAATTCCTCTCAGGACCTTTCAGTGCGCAGCTCCAGGTGTATTTTGTGTTTGGAAGAACGTAGGCACTCAACAGCTACACCATGCGGACACCTCTTCTGCTGGGAATGTATCACCGAGTGGTGCAATACAAAG
- the pex10 gene encoding peroxisome biogenesis factor 10 isoform X6, which yields MPGLPVNQPQLIRSNQKDEYYLSSLRSYANEAFQIFAGAKRWLEWRKEIELLADLTYFSLTTVAGYQTLGEEYVNIVQVDSSGRRVPSPARRAALIILHTCVPYLLDRGLNRLEQDLQAENEGFRAAEHRQVALRPGLSHWLQGAVSALTAQQRKVLLQAVCVLRQAVSFLHRLHLGIFYLNGAFYHIAKRFTGITYLCVRGLFSDSVGLRWSYELLGKVSLLQLALTVAMQINSYRQRQRARQEWKLHRNLPCSRNKNVNRNRGEFTEALLSLTGIPLRTFQCAAPGVFCVWKNVGTQQLHHADTSSAGNVSPSGAIQRPFSPSGAVIGL from the exons ATGCCCGGCTTACCGGTGAACCAGCCTCAGCTGATCCGCTCCAACCAGAAGGATGAATACTACCTGAGCTCACTGCGGAGCTACGCCAACGAGGCTTTCCAGATCTTTGCTG GTGCTAAGCGATGGCTGGAATGGAGGAAGGAGATCGAGTTACTGGCAGATCTGACATATTTTTCTCTAACAACCGTTGCAG GTTACCAGACACTGGGCGAAGAGTATGTGAACATTGTCCAGGTGGACTCCAGTGGGCGGCGGGTGCCGTCGCCAGCCAGGCGGGCCGCCCTCATCATCCTCCACACTTGCGTTCCTTACCTGCTGGACCGAGGACTGAACCGGCTGGAGCAGGACCTGCAGGCAGAGAATGAGGGATTCCGGGCAGCGGAGCACAGACAGGTGGCGTTGAGGCCAGGGCtctctcactggctgcagggagcTGTCAGCGCCCTGACTGCACAGCAGAGGAAAGTGTTGCTGCAAGCAGTCTGCGTCCTCCGACAGGCAGTCTCCTTCCTCCACCGTCTGCACCTGGGCATCTTCTACCTCAATGGAGCTTTCTACCACATTGCCAAAAGATTCACCGGCATCACCTAC CTATGCGTGCGTGGTCTGTTCAGCGACAGTGTTGGACTCCGGTGGAGTTACGAGCTGCTGGGGAAAGTTTCTCTGCTGCAGCTGGCCCTGACTGTCGCCATGCAGATCAACAGCTATCGACAAAGGCAGCGCGCCCGGCAAGAGTGGAAACTTCACCGCAACCTCCCATGCTCGAG AAATAAAAACGTGAACAGAAATAGGGGAGAATTCACGGAGGCATTACTCTCTCTCACAGGAATTCCTCTCAGGACCTTTCAGTGCGCAGCTCCAGGTGTATTTTGTGTTTGGAAGAACGTAGGCACTCAACAGCTACACCATGCGGACACCTCTTCTGCTGGGAATGTATCACCGAGTGGTGCAATACAAAG